The following proteins are co-located in the Micromonospora viridifaciens genome:
- a CDS encoding amidohydrolase family protein, whose protein sequence is MRTLIRDVDVFDGEHTTRRTSVLIDGDRIAAHDHRPAEVVVDGTGKMLLPGLIDAHTHVFDGSLAQALAFGVTTELDMFCLPANLARQRASAAERDDMADIRSAGMLATAPGGHPSQLMTALGDAAAFGDAVGSFDTVATADQARAFVDARLAEGIDYLKVVIDDGRVHGTDLPVLAPDVVAALVDAAHANGLTVIAHAITAAEVEVALDAGVDGLAHVWTDPGPRTPELVARIAAQGLFVVSTLVYFEVIGQPGAGAVDHASADSGIHAVQTARALHRAGVPLLAGTDATPFAPAHGAAMHRELVLLTQAGLSNEEALAAATSVPARHFGLTDRGRIAPGLRADLLLVDGDPTRDITASGAIVDAWRRGVRQAR, encoded by the coding sequence ATGCGAACCCTGATCCGTGACGTCGATGTGTTCGACGGTGAGCACACGACGCGACGCACCTCCGTGCTGATCGATGGCGACCGGATCGCCGCCCACGACCACCGCCCCGCCGAGGTCGTGGTGGACGGGACGGGCAAGATGCTGCTGCCCGGGCTGATCGACGCGCACACCCACGTCTTCGACGGCAGCCTCGCGCAGGCGCTGGCGTTCGGCGTGACCACCGAACTGGACATGTTCTGCCTACCCGCCAACCTGGCTCGGCAGCGCGCGTCGGCGGCCGAGCGGGACGACATGGCCGACATCCGCAGCGCCGGCATGCTCGCCACCGCGCCCGGCGGCCACCCGAGCCAGCTCATGACCGCGCTCGGGGACGCGGCCGCCTTCGGCGACGCCGTCGGCTCGTTCGACACCGTCGCGACCGCCGACCAGGCCCGCGCCTTCGTCGACGCACGGCTCGCCGAAGGCATCGACTACCTGAAGGTCGTGATCGACGACGGCAGGGTCCACGGCACCGACCTGCCGGTGCTCGCGCCCGACGTCGTGGCCGCCCTCGTCGACGCCGCCCATGCCAACGGACTGACGGTGATCGCCCACGCGATCACCGCGGCCGAGGTGGAGGTCGCGCTCGACGCGGGCGTGGACGGCCTCGCCCACGTGTGGACCGATCCCGGACCCCGCACGCCCGAGCTCGTCGCACGGATCGCCGCGCAAGGCCTGTTCGTGGTCAGCACCCTGGTGTACTTCGAGGTGATCGGCCAGCCGGGGGCCGGCGCGGTCGACCACGCGTCCGCCGACAGCGGGATCCACGCCGTGCAAACGGCACGGGCCCTGCACCGAGCCGGCGTGCCGCTGCTCGCTGGCACGGACGCCACGCCGTTCGCGCCCGCCCACGGTGCCGCCATGCACCGCGAGCTGGTACTGCTGACCCAGGCCGGGCTGAGCAACGAGGAGGCGCTGGCCGCGGCGACGAGCGTGCCGGCCCGCCATTTCGGGCTGACCGACCGCGGCCGGATCGCGCCGGGTCTACGCGCCGACCTGTTGCTGGTCGACGGCGACCCCACCCGCGACATCACCGCGAGCGGCGCGATCGTCGACGCCTGGCGGCGTGGCGTCCGCCAGGCCCGGTGA
- a CDS encoding DUF6458 family protein: MGIGTSIFLIAVGAILTFALDANIGGVSLDVVGWILMAAGVLGLIMTALVWGRRREVVTTAEPVEYRRVEERRDTAPPL; this comes from the coding sequence GTGGGAATCGGTACCAGCATCTTCCTGATCGCCGTCGGCGCGATCCTCACCTTCGCGCTGGACGCCAACATCGGCGGGGTCAGCCTGGACGTCGTCGGCTGGATCCTGATGGCGGCCGGCGTGCTCGGCCTGATCATGACCGCGCTGGTGTGGGGCCGCCGGCGCGAGGTGGTCACCACCGCCGAGCCGGTGGAGTACCGGCGGGTCGAGGAGCGCCGGGACACCGCCCCGCCGCTGTGA
- a CDS encoding multicopper oxidase domain-containing protein, producing the protein MASARPGDPARIDSDEDVPTNGHDRAALVAAQVLLAGGFLSVRPSEAVEVAVRFTDYAGTFMLHCHNLEHEDMAMMADFTTE; encoded by the coding sequence GTGGCGTCCGCCAGGCCCGGTGATCCAGCGCGGATCGACAGCGATGAAGATGTTCCTACGAACGGCCACGACCGCGCCGCACTCGTGGCCGCCCAGGTGCTCCTCGCCGGCGGGTTCCTGTCCGTGCGCCCCTCCGAAGCGGTCGAGGTCGCCGTCCGCTTCACCGATTACGCAGGCACGTTCATGCTGCACTGCCACAACCTGGAGCACGAGGACATGGCCATGATGGCCGACTTCACGACCGAATGA
- a CDS encoding isocitrate lyase/PEP mutase family protein: MNDHQSRALHFRSLHIPGEPLVLVNAWDAASARIVAAAGARAVATTSAGVAWSLGAPDGDTLGRDAAVDLIRRVVAAVSLPVTADIESGYGDTVDEVAATVAAVLAAGAVGVNVEDARHDGDAPLRAVDEQCARLAAVRSAADRAGVPLYVNARIDTLLRGAGGVPETVARAKAYLAAGADGVFVPGAVDPATITALVEAIPAPLNVMAGPGAPAVPELAKLGVARVSLGSSVAQAAYAVAHRAAEEAFAAGTYDALADAVDYGTLNELSRG, encoded by the coding sequence GTGAACGATCACCAGAGTCGAGCCCTGCACTTCCGTTCCCTGCACATCCCCGGCGAGCCGCTGGTCCTGGTCAATGCCTGGGACGCCGCGAGCGCCCGGATCGTCGCCGCCGCCGGTGCCCGGGCGGTCGCCACCACCAGCGCCGGCGTGGCCTGGAGCCTCGGCGCGCCGGACGGCGACACCCTCGGCCGCGACGCCGCCGTCGATCTGATCCGCCGGGTCGTCGCGGCGGTGTCGCTGCCGGTCACCGCCGACATCGAGTCCGGGTACGGCGACACCGTCGACGAGGTCGCCGCGACCGTCGCGGCCGTGCTCGCGGCGGGCGCGGTCGGCGTCAACGTGGAGGACGCCCGGCACGATGGGGACGCGCCGCTGCGCGCGGTCGACGAGCAGTGCGCCCGGCTGGCCGCCGTCCGGTCCGCCGCGGACCGCGCCGGGGTCCCGTTGTACGTCAACGCGCGCATCGACACCCTCCTGCGCGGCGCCGGAGGCGTCCCGGAGACGGTGGCGCGGGCCAAGGCGTATCTGGCCGCCGGCGCCGACGGGGTGTTCGTGCCCGGCGCGGTCGACCCGGCGACGATCACCGCCCTGGTGGAGGCGATCCCGGCCCCGCTGAACGTGATGGCCGGGCCGGGCGCCCCGGCCGTGCCGGAGCTGGCGAAGCTGGGGGTGGCCCGGGTCAGCCTCGGCTCCTCGGTCGCGCAGGCCGCGTACGCGGTGGCCCACCGGGCGGCCGAGGAGGCGTTCGCCGCCGGGACGTACGACGCCCTCGCCGACGCCGTCGACTACGGCACGCTCAACGAGCTGTCGCGCGGCTGA
- a CDS encoding ArsR/SmtB family transcription factor: protein MVAIGLSAGAVARVRFALSCLWETVASVRVLRDPGQHAIHLPWVNRVRPRLAAADLIGPDRGLLWHLIPPAPGYLADFLTPPPAGLAPDLGQELAALRATPPATVRAHLDLYPGLRPPALSALYADPEDGLHRLAGEIEAYWRLALAGEWPRIRSLLEAEVFRRARRLAEDGAAGLLNDLHERVRWEGDALLINQRHCTAPDVPDGSGLVLVPSVFAWPSVLSISAGEVPQLAYPAQGLGALWACPPDAPDALGVVLGRGRARLLAALDAPRSTTELARRTGLSPAGVSQHLTALRAAGLVVTHRQGRSLLSNRTTVAEALLSAAV, encoded by the coding sequence GTGGTCGCGATCGGCCTGTCGGCGGGCGCCGTGGCGCGGGTCCGGTTCGCGCTCTCCTGCCTCTGGGAGACGGTCGCCAGCGTCCGGGTGCTCCGCGACCCCGGTCAGCACGCGATCCACCTGCCCTGGGTGAACCGGGTCCGGCCGCGGCTGGCCGCAGCGGACCTGATCGGCCCGGACCGGGGCCTGCTCTGGCACCTCATCCCGCCCGCGCCCGGGTACCTGGCCGACTTCCTCACCCCGCCACCCGCCGGGCTGGCGCCCGACCTGGGACAGGAACTGGCCGCGCTGCGCGCCACCCCACCCGCGACCGTCCGGGCCCACCTGGACCTCTATCCCGGGCTCCGGCCACCGGCCCTGTCCGCCCTCTACGCCGACCCAGAGGACGGGCTGCACCGGCTCGCCGGGGAGATCGAGGCGTACTGGCGGCTGGCGCTGGCCGGCGAGTGGCCCCGGATCCGGTCCCTGCTCGAGGCGGAGGTGTTCCGGCGGGCCCGGCGGCTGGCCGAGGACGGCGCGGCCGGGCTCCTCAACGACCTGCACGAGCGGGTCCGCTGGGAGGGCGACGCCCTGCTGATCAACCAGCGGCACTGCACGGCCCCGGACGTGCCCGACGGCAGCGGCCTGGTCCTGGTGCCCTCGGTCTTCGCCTGGCCGTCCGTGCTCAGCATCTCGGCCGGGGAGGTGCCGCAGCTGGCGTACCCGGCGCAGGGTCTCGGCGCGCTGTGGGCCTGCCCGCCGGACGCGCCGGACGCGCTGGGCGTCGTGCTCGGCCGGGGGCGGGCGCGGCTGCTCGCCGCGCTGGACGCACCCCGGTCGACCACCGAGCTGGCCCGGCGCACCGGCCTGTCCCCGGCGGGCGTGTCGCAGCACCTCACCGCGCTGCGGGCGGCTGGTCTGGTGGTGACGCACCGGCAGGGCCGGTCACTGCTGAGCAACCGGACCACGGTCGCGGAAGCGCTGCTCAGCGCCGCGGTGTGA